The Helicobacter sp. NHP19-003 genomic interval CGGACGCGCCCACCAAGAAACATGCGCCCACCGCCACCGCCTTGAGCATAATTCCGACTATGTTTTTCATCTTGCTTCCTTTAATCTACTCTCGTTGACCTACTCCTATCTACTAGTTCACCCACTCCCCTGGCCAATAGAGAACCAAAAAAACTTTAAAAAATGCTTAATTTAGTCTGTTTTTGTTGATTAAATAACAAAAAAGTTTCATTTAGATACATTTTGTTCCCTTGCAACTGGAAAGAAGTTGCGCAATCCTTGCGTTAAACCAGACCATTAGGCAAATCTGATTTGTTAACTTGCCGCAAAAGCTCGCTACAAAGTGCCACTAAAATCCACATCACCCGAGCTGAATGGATACAGAAGTGGCAAAAAGAGATGGGAATCGATTTTAGGCTTGAATCGTGTTGACACACTCCCCATAATCAAAGTTAGGGGATTTAACTTGAGCCAGAAATTGCGGCTTCAAACAGAAGCATTCGCTACGAGTCTTGTGTTTCTTGGGCCAAGGTTGATGTCTAAAGCCTCAAGGGCTTATCCCTTGATGAATCCACTCAGCTAAAGCTAGGGGTTTTAGGGTGCGAGGGGCAACCAAACACACAAACACCTAATCCCATCTAGGACCCGCAGGCTGGGCAAAAACCCCCAAGAGCACACCGGCACCCCTCTCCCGGGTTGCTCTTGCAGGAGATTATTTTTGGTTTTTCATGCCGTCCAAATTAAAAGCACTCAAGGTATATACTGATTGGACTCGACACTTCCGATACTCTGATCCTGATAGGGTTCTGTGCCTTCAACATCTTGACAACCAAATTGGCGATTCAAATCACAAGCTTTTTGAAAAAAATACCGTGCCATCTTTTTGTCCTGTCCAAACCCAGTGCCATAGACTCCATTTTTATACATCATCGCTAAGTTGTAATAACCCCTCGCATCCCCCAACTTTGCTGCTTCTTGAAAGTTTTGCAGAGCCTTCAAGTGGTTATTGTTCTTGCGCGCTTCTAAACCAGTCTTAAGATACCGATCTGCTTTTTCATTTGCATGAATCCAGCTCAGGCACAACAAAACTGACAGCACCACTTGACCTGCTTTTTTTAACAACCCTTCCATTGGCTCTCCTTGAAAAAAGAAATACCAACCATAGTTTAGCCAAAAAAGAACAAGGAAGGTAAATTAATAGACAACACAACCCTAAAAAAACCGTGCATTAAGTCTGTTGGGTAAAAAGGCTTACTGCAACCCACATCCAATTCTCTAGCTGTAGCAATCACCTCTTGATAAAACCCTTTGCGTTGTTCGGGATTCATTGTCGTAACCCGTTTGTGAAACTCAACCGCATCATCGGGGTAAGTGCCAAGCTTCACGCCCTTTTAGCAAAAAATCTCTCTTGGCAAACGCAACGCGTTTGTTTTAAAAGATGGGATGGATGCCACCCATGCGTGGGGTGCTCGCACACATCTGTGTCTCGTGCAGGGAGTGCGTGCAAAGGACACCTTTTAAGAGACGATGGGCGCGGCTTACAGAATGCAGGGTAATCTTAAACTCTGTCAAATCCCGCCTTCTAAGCACGCCCAAAGTCTTGACACCTTGGAGCCCCACATTCCATGCGCATAAGCCCCACTCGAACACAATAAAATAAACAGCTTTCTTCTCCTTTTAAAGAGAAATGTTGTTTGATGATGCTCCAGGAAGGCACTAAGAAAGTCATTGAAAATTCCAAAATCCCCTAAGTGTCAAAACTCATCTGGACACTGAGTTTAGAAACTGATCACATAATCAATGAATGCGGCTACATCGCGTCTAAAAACAATGGTGTCTTTGCTGTCGACTTTAAGAAATCGTCCCACCGAATAAGTCCCCTTGCTGGTATAGTAGGGATCGTCGATCACAGGAATACGCACCCCCATTTCAATGCCCTGATGTTTGTTAACATTAAATCTAAAACCCACATTAACAATCACTTGTACGAAGTTGGGCGTGTAGGAAGATTTGAGGCCGGGATAGTATTTGTCATTGATGCTTGCCTGCTTATCAAAAAATTGATTCAGTGTTACGCATCCACTAGGTTCCCCATGTTGATAGACACCAGCCCAGTGGCAATATTTATCCTTGCCCATTGACCAAGAGCTCCCTCCAACCATCACTCCCGCAAAGACCCCAAACGAACTCTCATTATTATCGTAGAAGTTATAGAGCATATCTATCCCCCCTCCATAAAAGAAATTACGGGCACTTAAATCAGCCACAACAAATCGGGGATCGGATTTATAGCTACTAGTGGAATTGACATGCCCTCCTTGCCCACTAAAAAACCCATAAAAGCGCAATCCAAAATGTTTTTCTTGTCCAAAAAACATTTTAAACCCCGCTTGGACATTCCCCCCATAGAGATTGCCTCGATAGGGATTGGTGGTCTCGGTTGTTATACTAGGCATCCCCGGGATTGTGTATTGTGTTGAGGTGAATTGCGCAAAGCTACCCGAAACATACGAATACTGAAATCCGCCCCCTATAAACACGCCATTTTTTTCTGCACATAGTGGGACATAGAAAGCGCCAATCCCTAAAACAAGAGCACTAAATGAGAACAGAACATTGGGTTTTTGTCTAGATGCCATAATAAAATCCTTCAATCCACCTTGCAAAATCTCTTGTAGGTCCAAAGGCAAAAATTATGTGCAAATTCGAAACATGGAGGATAATACCAAAAAAAGACCATATCTCTTTTAAAGCTCCACTTTTTAGCCTTGTTTGTCTATGCTCTATCTGTAAAAATCAATTCAACTTTGATGCCAATGTTTTAAACTATAGAGGTACACAGATGAGCCACTTGACTGGCAATATCTACTCGCCATGCATCGGGCAGAATAGCGGCCTTGAAGTCTATGGCAAATCTGCAAACTTCACATGCCCCGTGCTGATCGCCAAACCTTGATCCAACACACTTTTTCTTGGCATGCCTCTTAGCGACCAAACACACAAGAAACACATATCCCACCATTACGCCTTTAAAGACAACAACGATGCAGAATAAGTTACCCTGCTGCACCAAATAAGTGTCTTGGACACAAAATACAGATGGACTAAAGTTGCCCAAATGAGCGATGGCATGCTAAAAGCCATCAAAACAAACTTAAAAGAGAGATCATCGATTCATATTCCCTGCAACTAGGACAGGGCAACTTGCTGGCAATAGCAAGCTCTGATCTCTAGCAAAAACCAAAATATGAGTTGTCCGCTGCAATAGGCATTACAAACCCACAATCCGCTACAACAGACATTGGTATACCGCATATCACACAATCCATTAAAAGAATGGGGATAAATGGGTAGAGACTATCGTATAAAGTAGGACTTTACATTAAATAATTCAAGCAATATTAAATATAATTTTAAATAATACTTAATATATTTAATGATGTTTGAAATATTGATTATTTGTATTTATTATATTTTTAAATATATCCTAATTTTCTATTTTTACCACAATTCTTAGCTATACCATTGTGGGCTGTTATGAAGACATCCAGGTATCCATACAAATGAAATGGCACACTGGTTGGGAATACAAATGTATGAGTTCATTTTTAAAATGGGGGGCTTTGGATCTATGGGGGATTTTTGGTTGTGTGCATGTCCCATCAGGTGTGTTTGCTGCGCCCACAGAGCACAGATGGTGGATTTGTCCATGTTTGCCCTGTTCCAAAATAAGAAGTCTTGACATACTCTCGCACAACTAAAGTTAGGGGACTCTAACTTTAACACAAATTGCAGTTTCAAACAGGACAGCTCCGTTTGGAGTCTTGTTATCCCTATTACAAAAGTTGATGCCCCAACCCCAAGGGCATTGCCCCTTGATTGCGCCGTTGGCATTAGCACAAGCCTGCCAATGCTAGCCTTGATCCGCCCAGCTAAAGCTAGGGACTTTGGGGCGCGAGTGGTAAAAAAACAACACACACTTTGTGGGGATGTTGCATGCGGGCCTGATGCTTGTAGCAGAAAACGGGCGAATAGAGCCTATTTTGCGCGAGTTTATGTGCGCTTTGGCGGCCCCGAGTGTAGCGCGCTCTTGCCATTGCCAAAAACCCCGATTTTGGATTTAATCCAAGCCACAATTCAGGCCAATTTAGACCAAATACAATAAAAGTTGCACCCACAACACGCTTTAGGCATGGTCTTGGCATGCAAGGACTACCTTAGACAAATTTCGCACGGGCAAAGCATTTACATGGAACCCATTGATGAAGAACGCTTAGTTAGACTCGGCTTTCTTGCGCTTTTTATATACCTTTGTGGCAACGCACCTGGTGTATGGGTTTTTGTCCATGGACACTCAAATGTTAAAAACTTGGCATTTTAGTGCCCTCCATGTATAATTTGGATTCTATAGTATTAAAGGAATTAGAAAATTCACACTATCACGGAATACCATAAAAACAACCATACTTGGGACTAATCACATTGCTGGGTTGGTTACCTAAAACACCCTATGGTGTGCGAGCGTGCGAACTTTCTATGCTCCTGCCCACCTCTAAAATCTCTTAGTGGGCAAATATATTGCCCACTAAACACTGCGGTGTCCGGGCAAATGCCCCTTTACTGAGAGACACAATGAAATCAACGGGTCTAATGTGCATGTCTTGATGCAACAACTGAAAAAGATGTGCTGGGCATTGATGCCTAGATCGCCTCCAATGATAGTGTCTGTGTTCTAATCCACCGCCGCCCCTCTGGCGTGGTTTGCTTGCCGTTGCTCTCCATACCGCAAGTTTATCAAAATAACTTGATCGCTCTCTCCCATAGGGGCATCTCACATCTAAAAATAATGGATAATAAGTGTTAATGTAGATTTGTTAGAGTATAAATGTTCTTGTGCTAAGTATCCCATTAGCGATAGAGGAGAAACATGAAAAGGCCCATAATGGGAATGGGTGTACTTCAGCGAGACC includes:
- a CDS encoding outer membrane protein, encoding MASRQKPNVLFSFSALVLGIGAFYVPLCAEKNGVFIGGGFQYSYVSGSFAQFTSTQYTIPGMPSITTETTNPYRGNLYGGNVQAGFKMFFGQEKHFGLRFYGFFSGQGGHVNSTSSYKSDPRFVVADLSARNFFYGGGIDMLYNFYDNNESSFGVFAGVMVGGSSWSMGKDKYCHWAGVYQHGEPSGCVTLNQFFDKQASINDKYYPGLKSSYTPNFVQVIVNVGFRFNVNKHQGIEMGVRIPVIDDPYYTSKGTYSVGRFLKVDSKDTIVFRRDVAAFIDYVISF